The following proteins come from a genomic window of Nocardioides albertanoniae:
- a CDS encoding PucR family transcriptional regulator, with amino-acid sequence MITAADLAQAVAPAFAELAQPGEARPVLGVELVEATGPVQVEQGDVVLAVGVRSPDDALEIVDKAHDAAALVLRRTWADLDEVRRRCAVRGVPLLAVPDQSPWSPVMAMLRKALEAAHTGRSQEPADNLYSDLFDMADKVSALVGAPVTVEDATSRVLAYSTGQEDVDQARMSTIVARRVPREVRNHFRSVGVFRHLARSDEPLFVPAVDSGARPRYVIPVRAGGEWLGSIWAVVDAPPRTTRAGELRAAVEVIALYLLRLRAHTELHRQTQLDHVRTALREETSDRPEWLGSEPWRVAALLGPEGLGLDARAELWVILARRHGWRQPVVVDLDGLLYAVLDSSTGPGGHDWFTDLVRAESVRSPSVGLRLGSAVETLADLPRSRTEAAELSTIGLEGARHAVASVEDCWPELVLGRALGGMARMPLVSPVAGLTAPGADATLLTTLEAVLDHWGEVGRAARALGVHPNTVRYRLARLAETCPIDLDDAAQRLAVRLEIARARADAAER; translated from the coding sequence ATGATCACCGCAGCAGACCTGGCGCAGGCGGTCGCACCTGCTTTCGCCGAGCTGGCCCAGCCCGGGGAGGCCCGGCCCGTGCTCGGCGTGGAGCTGGTCGAGGCCACCGGACCGGTGCAGGTCGAGCAGGGCGACGTGGTGCTCGCCGTGGGCGTACGTTCGCCGGACGACGCCCTCGAGATCGTCGACAAGGCCCACGACGCGGCAGCCCTGGTGCTTCGACGCACCTGGGCCGACCTCGACGAGGTGCGGCGACGCTGCGCGGTCCGCGGGGTCCCGTTGCTGGCAGTGCCCGACCAGTCGCCGTGGTCGCCGGTGATGGCGATGCTTCGGAAGGCGCTCGAGGCCGCGCACACCGGGCGGAGCCAGGAGCCGGCCGACAACCTCTACTCCGACCTGTTCGATATGGCCGACAAGGTCAGTGCGCTCGTCGGCGCGCCCGTCACCGTCGAGGACGCCACCTCGCGCGTGCTCGCCTACTCCACCGGCCAGGAGGACGTCGACCAGGCGCGGATGTCGACCATCGTCGCCCGGCGGGTGCCGCGGGAGGTGCGCAACCACTTCCGCTCCGTCGGCGTCTTCCGTCATCTGGCCCGCTCCGACGAGCCGCTCTTCGTGCCCGCGGTCGACTCCGGGGCTCGGCCTCGCTACGTCATCCCGGTGCGTGCCGGCGGCGAGTGGCTCGGCTCGATCTGGGCCGTGGTCGACGCTCCTCCGCGAACCACGCGCGCGGGCGAGCTGCGGGCGGCCGTCGAGGTGATCGCCCTCTATCTGCTGCGCCTGCGTGCCCACACCGAGCTGCACCGTCAGACGCAGCTCGACCACGTCCGCACCGCGTTGCGCGAAGAGACCTCCGACCGGCCGGAATGGCTCGGGTCCGAGCCGTGGCGGGTCGCCGCGCTCCTCGGACCGGAGGGCCTGGGCCTCGACGCGCGGGCCGAGCTGTGGGTGATCCTGGCCCGGCGCCACGGGTGGCGGCAGCCGGTCGTGGTCGACCTCGACGGGCTGCTCTATGCGGTGCTCGACAGCTCGACGGGCCCCGGCGGCCACGACTGGTTCACCGACCTGGTGCGCGCCGAGTCCGTACGCAGCCCCTCGGTCGGGCTGCGCCTCGGCTCCGCGGTGGAGACGCTCGCCGACCTGCCCCGGTCGCGCACCGAGGCCGCCGAGCTGTCCACCATCGGCCTCGAGGGCGCGCGCCACGCGGTGGCGTCGGTCGAAGACTGCTGGCCCGAGCTGGTGCTCGGTCGCGCCCTCGGGGGCATGGCCCGGATGCCGCTCGTCTCCCCTGTCGCCGGCCTCACCGCGCCGGGCGCCGACGCCACGCTGCTGACGACCCTCGAGGCCGTCCTCGACCACTGGGGTGAGGTCGGCCGGGCCGCCCGCGCGCTCGGCGTGCACCCGAACACGGTGCGCTACCGGCTGGCCAGGCTGGCCGAGACCTGCCCGATCGACCTCGACGACGCCGCCCAACGGCTGGCCGTACGCCTCGAGATCGCGCGCGCCCGAGCCGACGCCGCCGAGCGCTGA
- a CDS encoding nucleoside deaminase, whose amino-acid sequence MTNDQPSTEITPTDMAHLRRCLELAAEALADGDGPFGSVLADAVGNALREDRNREHSTGDPTAHPEIALARWAALNLDPEARAGATIYTSGEHCPMCAAGQGWSGVGRVVYIASSEQLTQWRAGWGAAESPVLPLAIGEVAPAVEAVGPVPELVEEIRTLHQAAAGA is encoded by the coding sequence GTGACCAACGACCAGCCCAGCACCGAGATCACCCCGACCGACATGGCCCACCTGCGACGCTGCCTGGAGCTGGCCGCCGAGGCGCTGGCCGACGGTGACGGGCCGTTCGGGTCGGTCCTGGCCGACGCTGTCGGCAACGCGCTCCGGGAGGACCGCAACCGCGAGCACTCGACCGGCGACCCGACGGCCCATCCGGAGATCGCCCTCGCCCGCTGGGCAGCCCTCAACCTCGATCCGGAGGCGCGTGCGGGCGCGACGATCTACACCTCCGGCGAGCACTGCCCGATGTGTGCGGCGGGGCAGGGCTGGTCCGGCGTCGGCCGGGTCGTCTACATCGCCTCCTCCGAGCAGCTGACGCAGTGGCGAGCCGGCTGGGGCGCGGCCGAGTCACCGGTGCTGCCGCTCGCGATCGGCGAGGTCGCACCCGCTGTCGAAGCGGTCGGGCCCGTGCCCGAGCTGGTCGAGGAGATCCGTACGCTCCACCAGGCCGCCGCGGGCGCGTGA
- a CDS encoding superoxide dismutase family protein — protein MSRLVSTAALAACGVLALTACGGASDSGATDRGEVSAKLADPDGKRVGTVEIDEDDGTLQISVEASGLKAGYHGFHVHTTGKCEADSAAPDDPSKTGDFLSAGGHLNPDESEHGDHLGDLPALLVDDDGNASLEFTGPFTLEELQDDDGSAFMIHADRDNYANVPERYAPEGPDEDTTKTGDAGDRIACAAIKAG, from the coding sequence ATGTCCCGGCTCGTATCGACCGCTGCCCTGGCCGCCTGTGGCGTGCTGGCGCTCACCGCCTGCGGAGGGGCGTCGGACTCCGGCGCCACCGACCGCGGCGAGGTGAGCGCCAAGCTCGCCGACCCTGACGGGAAACGGGTCGGCACCGTCGAGATCGACGAGGACGACGGCACCCTGCAGATCAGCGTCGAGGCGAGCGGTCTGAAGGCCGGCTACCACGGCTTCCACGTGCACACGACCGGCAAGTGCGAGGCCGACAGCGCGGCACCCGACGACCCGTCGAAGACCGGCGACTTCCTCTCCGCGGGCGGCCACCTCAACCCCGACGAGAGCGAGCACGGCGACCACCTCGGCGACCTGCCGGCGCTCCTCGTCGACGACGACGGCAACGCGAGCCTGGAGTTCACGGGCCCGTTCACCCTCGAGGAGCTCCAGGATGACGACGGCAGCGCGTTCATGATCCACGCGGACCGTGACAACTACGCCAACGTCCCGGAGAGGTATGCCCCCGAGGGGCCGGACGAGGACACGACCAAGACCGGCGACGCCGGAGACCGGATCGCGTGCGCTGCGATCAAGGCCGGCTGA
- a CDS encoding GMC oxidoreductase, producing the protein MRDVIIIGAGGGGAVAAKELAAQGLDVLVIEGGPRHAKPREQWSRLENDANNPLTGYLRVGQEDRTKPAAYRELPQNSFLWQVSGVGGTTQHYFGNSPRAYPGVFTGYDGPDAALYDVDHRFPFSYADLVPYYEWVETTLPVQTAAVGTKESVYLQGCETLGLPVQKTKTTLEASYRPQENAILQPGGTAGRTNDANLLKYPQATGCTFCGHCFQGCASPDKAPRNLVAKRSTDNSYMPMALTAESWASGGKAVGLVTDATVTKIRTEKVKGELTATGVTWLDNPTGMVHTEDAKVVVMSGGAVENPRLWFNSDLPNPNDWVGRGFTDHYLDWTFGLFDENVGSSKGPASAARTEYPGYGMNMNVGLMPGIEAFTMTFSDSGIRDQYSNGRGMTGPWDGTTGRLVGPELKDVLSHGLDNILNVVSIVDDDVSPINRVTLSTLPADENGPIPKVRFDNRHRTSRSRRNREFLAHEAARLLKGAGAKKVYRMDWPALPLHVHSTMRMGDSEDDSVVDHSGETRAVKRLFVADNSALPNSVGGPNPTLTMQAMVTRISEHIVTRYFDGEAWVADGSPVISTDSRISRRLTELGL; encoded by the coding sequence ATGCGCGACGTGATCATCATCGGTGCCGGCGGTGGCGGCGCGGTCGCCGCCAAGGAGCTCGCCGCTCAAGGCCTGGACGTACTCGTGATCGAGGGTGGGCCGCGGCACGCCAAACCGCGCGAGCAGTGGAGCCGCCTCGAGAACGATGCCAACAACCCGCTGACCGGTTACCTCCGGGTCGGCCAGGAGGACCGCACCAAGCCCGCGGCCTACCGCGAGCTGCCGCAGAACTCCTTCCTGTGGCAGGTCTCCGGCGTCGGCGGCACGACGCAGCACTACTTCGGCAACAGCCCACGGGCCTACCCCGGGGTCTTCACCGGGTACGACGGCCCCGACGCCGCCCTGTACGACGTCGACCACCGCTTCCCGTTCTCCTATGCCGACCTGGTGCCCTACTACGAGTGGGTGGAGACCACCCTGCCCGTGCAGACGGCGGCCGTCGGCACCAAGGAGTCGGTCTACCTCCAGGGCTGCGAGACCCTCGGCCTTCCGGTCCAGAAGACGAAGACGACGCTCGAGGCGTCCTACCGTCCGCAGGAGAACGCGATCCTCCAGCCGGGCGGCACCGCCGGCCGGACGAACGACGCCAACCTGCTGAAGTATCCGCAGGCGACCGGCTGCACCTTCTGCGGACACTGCTTCCAGGGGTGCGCATCGCCCGACAAGGCGCCGCGCAACCTGGTCGCGAAGCGTTCGACGGACAACAGCTACATGCCGATGGCGCTCACCGCCGAGTCCTGGGCCTCCGGCGGCAAGGCCGTCGGGCTGGTCACGGACGCGACGGTCACCAAGATCCGTACCGAAAAGGTCAAGGGCGAGCTGACCGCGACCGGCGTGACCTGGCTGGACAACCCGACCGGCATGGTGCACACCGAGGACGCGAAGGTCGTCGTGATGTCCGGTGGAGCCGTGGAGAACCCGCGGCTGTGGTTCAACAGCGACCTGCCCAACCCCAACGACTGGGTCGGGCGCGGGTTCACCGACCACTACCTGGACTGGACCTTCGGTCTCTTCGACGAGAACGTCGGCAGCTCGAAGGGGCCGGCGTCCGCGGCGCGCACCGAATACCCCGGCTACGGGATGAACATGAACGTCGGCCTGATGCCGGGCATCGAGGCGTTCACGATGACCTTCTCCGACAGCGGGATCCGCGACCAGTACTCCAACGGCCGCGGTATGACCGGCCCCTGGGACGGCACCACCGGCCGGCTGGTCGGTCCGGAGCTGAAGGACGTGCTCTCGCACGGTCTCGACAACATCCTCAACGTCGTCAGCATCGTCGACGACGACGTCTCCCCGATCAACCGGGTCACTCTCTCGACCCTGCCCGCCGACGAGAACGGCCCGATCCCGAAGGTCCGGTTCGACAACCGGCACCGCACCTCCCGGAGCCGACGCAACCGCGAGTTCCTCGCGCACGAGGCTGCCCGGCTGCTGAAGGGCGCCGGCGCGAAGAAGGTCTATCGGATGGACTGGCCGGCGCTCCCCCTGCACGTGCACTCGACGATGCGGATGGGTGACTCCGAGGACGACTCGGTGGTCGACCACAGCGGCGAGACCCGGGCGGTCAAGCGGCTCTTCGTCGCCGACAACTCCGCCCTGCCCAACTCGGTGGGCGGACCCAACCCGACGCTGACGATGCAGGCGATGGTCACCCGGATCAGCGAGCACATCGTGACCCGCTACTTCGACGGCGAGGCCTGGGTTGCCGACGGGTCACCTGTCATCTCCACCGACTCCCGGATCTCGCGAAGGCTCACCGAGCTCGGGCTGTGA
- a CDS encoding PucR family transcriptional regulator, giving the protein MSRQPTGETPPPPVPVPQPLAITRALAERLLPRAEELGTVLRDTLLIKDERYATTDLIAAEELLRSCRDNMVRSLQSLADRIPPGVDVFDAAQITARRRADAGFPLESVLHAYRLGTEVIWAAILDEARSRAPELLDELLDSAVQVMQLIDLMSTAVADEYRTRELEAKRRDIERRQAILDGLLEGRAADPGFAAEAMRILELTSAARIAVVVIRHRASPGPPPSPGAALAAAGFRSEWRLRADREIGLVELGQATVTQLVGRLSSIVDGWVGVSQETVGLADVVTEFRMAELVLASLPAEKPGVAALTERLPQVLVAANRPIADRIRSRALGDLLSLPLDKQESLLETLGRWFANNRSTSATATEMHCHRNTVVYRLKQIEDLTGCRLDDGDDQMLLRLALLAS; this is encoded by the coding sequence ATGTCCCGCCAGCCGACTGGTGAAACACCGCCGCCACCCGTCCCCGTCCCCCAGCCCCTGGCGATCACCCGCGCACTGGCGGAGCGCCTGCTGCCGCGTGCCGAGGAGCTCGGCACGGTGCTGCGCGACACGCTCCTCATCAAGGACGAGCGCTACGCGACCACCGACCTGATCGCGGCTGAGGAGCTGCTGCGGTCGTGTCGCGACAACATGGTGCGCTCCCTCCAGTCGCTGGCCGACCGGATACCGCCGGGCGTGGACGTCTTCGACGCCGCCCAGATCACCGCGCGGCGCCGAGCCGACGCCGGCTTCCCGCTCGAGTCCGTCCTGCACGCCTACCGCCTCGGCACCGAGGTGATCTGGGCCGCGATCCTCGACGAGGCCCGCTCCCGGGCCCCCGAGCTGCTGGACGAGCTCCTGGACAGTGCCGTCCAGGTCATGCAGCTGATCGACCTGATGTCGACCGCGGTCGCCGACGAATACCGCACCCGAGAGCTCGAGGCCAAGCGGCGCGACATCGAACGCAGGCAGGCGATCCTCGACGGGCTGCTGGAGGGGCGCGCGGCAGACCCGGGTTTCGCCGCCGAGGCGATGCGCATCCTGGAGCTGACCTCGGCGGCACGGATCGCGGTCGTCGTGATCCGGCACCGCGCCTCACCGGGGCCTCCCCCGTCGCCAGGCGCCGCCCTCGCCGCCGCCGGGTTCCGGTCCGAGTGGCGCCTGCGTGCGGACCGCGAGATCGGGCTCGTCGAGCTGGGACAGGCGACCGTCACGCAGCTGGTGGGTCGGCTCTCGTCGATCGTCGACGGCTGGGTCGGTGTCTCCCAGGAGACGGTGGGCCTTGCCGACGTGGTCACCGAGTTCCGGATGGCCGAGCTCGTCCTGGCCAGCCTGCCCGCCGAGAAGCCGGGCGTCGCCGCGCTGACCGAGAGGCTTCCCCAGGTGCTGGTCGCCGCGAACCGACCGATCGCCGACCGGATCCGGTCCCGCGCACTGGGCGACCTGCTCTCGCTCCCCCTCGACAAGCAGGAGTCGCTGCTGGAGACCCTGGGCCGGTGGTTCGCCAACAACAGGTCGACCTCGGCGACCGCGACCGAGATGCACTGTCACCGCAACACCGTGGTCTACCGCCTCAAGCAGATCGAGGATCTGACCGGCTGCCGCCTCGACGACGGTGACGACCAGATGCTGCTGAGACTCGCACTGCTCGCGTCCTGA
- a CDS encoding MFS transporter translates to MNLRARIDAAAMTPYQWMVVALCVLLNCLDGFDVMAMAFTASSLTEEFALSGSELGLLLSAGLVGMAVGSLALAPVADVIGRRPLILVSVGLATLGMLLSAAAPSAILLGLARVVTGLGVGGILASTNVIASEYSSSRWRGLAIGIYTAGYGIGATLGGIAARGMLTDLGWRSVFVAGGVATGVALVLLVMLLPESVDFLVQRRPRQAVERINRILGRLGQPAVTADSLGTAPVTTARRRSGNPGVLLGSELRRSTLLIWVAFLATMFGFYFVNSWTPQLLVTSGMSEADAVTAGMMLALGGTAGSVLYGVVASRLDNRLVLIGFTVLSSLTMVVFITSTALLTVALIIGVVVGALINGCIAGLYTITPAVYGTEIRTTGMGWAIGIGRIGAILSPMLAGRLLDSSWTPVHLYIGAAVVVAVSAVALAFLRSGRAARPVPDVASA, encoded by the coding sequence ATGAACCTTCGTGCGCGCATCGACGCCGCCGCGATGACCCCGTACCAGTGGATGGTCGTCGCGCTCTGCGTCCTGCTGAACTGTCTGGACGGATTCGACGTGATGGCGATGGCCTTCACGGCCTCCTCGCTGACCGAGGAGTTCGCGCTGAGCGGCTCGGAGCTCGGCCTGCTGCTGAGCGCCGGGCTCGTCGGCATGGCCGTCGGCTCGCTGGCCCTGGCCCCGGTCGCCGACGTCATCGGCCGTCGGCCGCTGATCCTGGTCAGCGTCGGTCTGGCGACGCTCGGCATGCTGCTCTCGGCGGCCGCTCCGTCCGCGATCCTGCTCGGCCTCGCTCGGGTCGTCACCGGGCTCGGCGTGGGCGGCATCCTGGCCAGCACCAACGTGATCGCGAGCGAATACTCCTCCTCCCGATGGCGGGGTCTGGCGATCGGGATCTACACGGCCGGATACGGCATCGGTGCCACCTTGGGCGGCATCGCGGCCCGCGGCATGCTGACCGATCTCGGCTGGCGCAGCGTCTTCGTCGCCGGTGGCGTCGCGACCGGGGTCGCGCTGGTTCTCCTCGTGATGCTGCTGCCCGAGTCGGTCGACTTCCTCGTCCAGCGCCGACCGCGTCAGGCCGTGGAGCGGATCAACCGGATCCTCGGGCGGCTGGGCCAGCCTGCTGTCACCGCCGACTCGCTCGGCACCGCACCGGTCACGACAGCCCGGCGCCGGAGCGGCAACCCCGGCGTGCTGCTCGGCTCCGAGCTGCGTCGCTCCACCCTGCTGATCTGGGTCGCCTTCCTGGCCACGATGTTCGGTTTCTACTTCGTCAACAGCTGGACCCCGCAGCTGCTGGTGACCTCGGGGATGTCGGAGGCCGACGCGGTCACCGCCGGCATGATGCTGGCGCTGGGCGGCACGGCAGGCTCTGTTCTCTACGGCGTCGTCGCCTCCCGGCTCGACAATCGCCTGGTGCTCATCGGCTTCACGGTGCTCTCGTCGCTGACCATGGTCGTCTTCATCACCAGCACCGCCCTGCTCACGGTCGCGCTGATCATCGGCGTCGTCGTCGGCGCGCTGATCAACGGCTGCATCGCCGGGCTCTACACGATCACGCCGGCGGTCTACGGCACCGAGATCCGCACCACCGGCATGGGCTGGGCGATCGGCATCGGCCGCATCGGAGCGATCTTGTCGCCGATGCTCGCCGGGCGCCTGCTCGACTCGTCCTGGACCCCGGTGCATCTCTACATCGGTGCTGCCGTCGTCGTCGCCGTCTCCGCCGTCGCCCTGGCCTTCCTGCGCAGCGGCCGGGCTGCGCGGCCCGTCCCGGACGTGGCCTCGGCCTAG
- a CDS encoding PDR/VanB family oxidoreductase, producing the protein MAVNTQTWWQQGRVVETSDLAKGVRRVVLAPDRPVHAAPGTHVDLRLELDGHVRKRSYSVLRSEDGGRRITLGVQLAASSRGGSRHMHGLEVGDVVEMTGPVQSFPLGVGADRYVLVAGGIGVTALVAMADALRRRGADYTLVLAGRSRRVMAYLDELVETHGDRVRVFVDDEDVHLDVETLVGEIAGSPAAARTEMYMCGPIRLMDAIRRAWVARELPEPNLRFETFGSSGAWAAEEFVVHLPQLDRSVSVGKDSSMLDALEDAGVDVMWDCRKGECGICQVKVLDVSGRIDHRDVFLSRQQKETYASLCLCVARAARGESGSGSADPAAVTLHLP; encoded by the coding sequence ATGGCAGTGAACACCCAGACCTGGTGGCAGCAGGGCCGTGTGGTCGAGACCTCCGACCTCGCCAAAGGCGTACGCCGCGTCGTGCTCGCCCCCGACCGTCCCGTCCACGCCGCGCCCGGCACCCATGTCGACCTCCGGCTCGAGCTCGACGGCCACGTGCGGAAGCGGTCCTACTCGGTCCTGCGCTCCGAGGACGGCGGCCGCCGGATCACCCTCGGCGTGCAGCTCGCCGCGTCGTCTCGCGGCGGGTCGCGCCACATGCACGGGCTCGAGGTCGGCGACGTGGTCGAGATGACCGGCCCCGTCCAGAGCTTCCCGCTCGGCGTCGGCGCGGACCGCTACGTGCTGGTCGCCGGCGGGATCGGCGTCACCGCGCTGGTCGCGATGGCCGACGCCCTGCGCCGCCGCGGCGCCGACTACACCCTCGTCCTGGCCGGGCGCAGCCGCCGCGTCATGGCCTACCTCGACGAGCTCGTCGAGACGCACGGCGACCGCGTCCGCGTGTTCGTCGACGACGAGGACGTACACCTCGACGTGGAGACGCTCGTCGGCGAGATCGCCGGCTCGCCGGCAGCGGCCCGGACCGAGATGTACATGTGCGGGCCGATCCGGCTGATGGACGCGATCCGCCGCGCCTGGGTGGCCCGCGAGCTGCCCGAACCCAACCTGCGGTTCGAGACCTTCGGCAGCAGCGGCGCCTGGGCGGCCGAGGAGTTCGTCGTACACCTCCCCCAGCTCGACCGTTCGGTCAGCGTCGGCAAGGACAGCTCGATGCTCGACGCGCTCGAGGACGCCGGCGTCGACGTGATGTGGGACTGCCGCAAGGGCGAGTGCGGGATCTGCCAGGTCAAGGTCCTCGACGTCAGCGGCCGCATCGACCACCGCGACGTGTTCCTGAGCCGGCAGCAGAAGGAGACGTACGCCTCCTTGTGCCTCTGCGTGGCGCGAGCAGCCCGCGGCGAGTCGGGGTCGGGCTCGGCCGACCCCGCCGCCGTGACCCTCCACCTTCCGTGA
- a CDS encoding aromatic ring-hydroxylating oxygenase subunit alpha: MTTAVARPIDPAAPTTAASKIFNFPRNTWYVAAWDHEVTGKQPLARTVADRPLALWRNSEGRAVAMADACWHRLAPLSKGKLFGDEIQCPYHGLRYNSAGRCTSMPAQETINPSATVPSYPVVERHRYVWVWVGDPDLADPASVPDMHQMDSPDWAGDGETIYAPCNYQLVLDNLMDLTHEEFVHSSSIGQDELSEAEFDVSHTDRGVTVTRWMRNIDAPPFWLKNMRDKFPGFSGKVDRWQIIHFEAPSTICIDVGVAKAGTGAPEGDRSQGVNGFVMNTITPETARTSHYFWAFMRNYRLESQTITTQLRQGVHGVFGEDEEMLAAQQSAIDANPDHEFYSLNIDAGGMWVRRILDRMLQAEGLPSAAAAK; the protein is encoded by the coding sequence ATGACCACCGCCGTCGCTCGTCCCATCGATCCCGCTGCTCCGACGACCGCCGCCAGCAAGATCTTCAACTTCCCCCGCAACACCTGGTACGTCGCGGCCTGGGACCACGAGGTCACCGGGAAGCAGCCGCTCGCCCGCACCGTGGCCGACCGCCCGCTGGCGCTGTGGCGCAACAGCGAGGGTCGTGCGGTGGCGATGGCCGACGCGTGCTGGCACCGCCTGGCGCCGCTGTCGAAGGGGAAGCTGTTCGGCGACGAGATCCAGTGCCCCTACCACGGCCTGCGCTACAACTCGGCCGGCCGCTGCACGAGCATGCCCGCCCAGGAGACGATCAACCCGAGCGCGACCGTCCCGTCCTACCCGGTCGTCGAACGTCATCGCTACGTGTGGGTCTGGGTGGGCGACCCCGATCTCGCCGACCCCGCCAGCGTGCCCGACATGCACCAGATGGACTCCCCCGACTGGGCCGGCGACGGCGAGACGATCTACGCGCCCTGCAACTACCAGCTCGTGCTCGACAACCTGATGGACCTCACCCACGAGGAGTTCGTGCACAGCTCGAGCATCGGGCAGGACGAGCTCTCCGAGGCCGAGTTCGACGTGAGCCACACGGATCGTGGCGTGACCGTCACCCGCTGGATGCGCAACATCGACGCGCCCCCGTTCTGGCTGAAGAACATGCGCGACAAGTTCCCCGGCTTCTCCGGGAAGGTCGACCGCTGGCAGATCATCCACTTCGAGGCGCCCTCGACGATCTGCATCGACGTCGGCGTCGCCAAGGCCGGCACCGGCGCCCCCGAGGGTGACCGCAGCCAGGGCGTGAACGGGTTCGTGATGAACACGATCACCCCGGAGACCGCGCGCACGTCGCACTACTTCTGGGCCTTCATGCGCAACTACCGCCTGGAGAGCCAGACCATCACCACCCAGCTGCGCCAGGGCGTCCACGGCGTCTTCGGCGAGGACGAGGAGATGCTCGCCGCCCAGCAGAGCGCGATCGACGCCAACCCGGACCACGAGTTCTACAGCCTCAACATCGACGCCGGCGGGATGTGGGTGCGCCGGATCCTGGACCGCATGCTGCAGGCGGAGGGCCTCCCCTCTGCCGCGGCGGCGAAGTGA
- a CDS encoding PadR family transcriptional regulator gives MSLRYALLALLTSRPMTGYDVSKQFSQSVAHVWHAPDSQIYPELNRMERDGLLESTVVPWGKKGTKKEYAVTEAGVTAFREWMDAPVEIRRQREPAYLKAAYLEWAEPDAARAELTKFRDYWTEHMAMLEVTRATLVDRSHPTLARRLDHYDAGQWDRIVRYKIFAYDGLIDQARSAIAWAERGLLLVDELEGAADG, from the coding sequence ATGTCGTTGAGGTACGCGCTGCTGGCGCTGCTCACCTCACGCCCGATGACGGGCTACGACGTCTCCAAGCAGTTCAGCCAGTCGGTCGCCCATGTCTGGCACGCGCCCGACTCGCAGATCTATCCGGAGCTGAACCGGATGGAGCGCGACGGCCTGCTCGAGTCCACCGTGGTGCCGTGGGGCAAGAAGGGCACGAAGAAGGAGTACGCCGTCACCGAGGCCGGGGTGACGGCCTTCCGGGAGTGGATGGACGCGCCGGTCGAGATCCGCCGGCAGCGGGAGCCCGCCTACCTCAAGGCGGCGTATCTGGAGTGGGCCGAGCCCGACGCCGCACGCGCCGAGCTCACCAAGTTCCGCGACTACTGGACCGAGCACATGGCCATGCTCGAAGTCACCCGGGCGACGCTCGTCGACCGCAGCCACCCCACCCTGGCCCGGCGCCTCGATCACTACGACGCCGGCCAGTGGGACCGGATCGTGCGCTACAAGATCTTCGCCTACGACGGCCTCATCGATCAGGCACGCAGCGCGATCGCCTGGGCCGAGCGCGGGCTCCTGCTCGTCGACGAGCTGGAGGGCGCGGCGGACGGCTGA
- a CDS encoding ubiquinone/menaquinone biosynthesis methyltransferase has protein sequence MPDGQMPELAPQQVREMFTRVAPSYELGNTLMTGGMDRRWRRLIQRLAALGPDEELLDLATGTGQLALDARRRQPTARIVAADLTPEMLTVARRQPSADTIEWMEMDAHTLPFDDASFDVITHGYLLRYLVDDLDAALREQWRVLKPGGRLVALETGPGREGPLGSAARVVGGRWPRIVGRLIGSDPGDYGFLQESTLAFLRPAPLAAALERAGFSDVRHHGFLQGMVCVHSAVKR, from the coding sequence GTGCCGGACGGACAGATGCCCGAGCTCGCGCCCCAGCAGGTTCGCGAGATGTTCACCCGGGTCGCGCCGAGCTATGAGCTCGGCAACACCCTGATGACAGGCGGCATGGACCGCCGCTGGCGACGTCTGATCCAGCGGCTCGCGGCCCTGGGCCCCGACGAGGAGCTCCTCGACCTCGCGACCGGCACCGGCCAGCTCGCCCTCGATGCTCGCCGGCGGCAGCCGACGGCCCGGATCGTCGCCGCCGACCTGACCCCGGAGATGCTCACCGTCGCCCGCCGGCAGCCCAGCGCCGACACCATCGAATGGATGGAGATGGATGCGCACACCCTGCCGTTCGACGATGCCTCCTTCGACGTGATCACCCACGGCTACCTGCTCCGCTACCTCGTCGACGACCTCGACGCCGCGCTCCGCGAGCAGTGGCGCGTGCTCAAGCCGGGCGGGCGCCTGGTCGCGCTCGAGACCGGACCCGGCCGCGAGGGCCCGCTCGGCTCGGCCGCCCGCGTCGTCGGCGGCCGCTGGCCCCGGATCGTGGGCCGCCTCATCGGGAGCGACCCCGGCGACTACGGCTTCCTCCAGGAGTCGACGCTGGCCTTCCTCCGCCCCGCCCCGCTCGCCGCGGCCCTGGAGAGGGCCGGTTTCAGCGACGTACGCCACCACGGGTTCCTGCAGGGAATGGTCTGCGTCCACTCGGCCGTCAAGCGCTGA